The following are from one region of the Sorghum bicolor cultivar BTx623 chromosome 2, Sorghum_bicolor_NCBIv3, whole genome shotgun sequence genome:
- the LOC110432600 gene encoding uncharacterized protein LOC110432600: MATSSSAATSSPAFTFGFLPPVSEKLGRGNYNMWFAQVSSTINGAQFGKYIRPDAVPPAAYLQGDADPTTDKTPDPQPNLAYETWVTQDQQVLSSLFSSLSREVFSQVSAATTASELWAAIQAHHASQSRAWIISTRMALATVSKGSSSIADYFGKR; the protein is encoded by the coding sequence ATGGCCACGTCCAGCTCCGCCGCCACCAGCTCCCCGGCCTTCACCTTTGGCTTCCTTCCACCCGTCTCTGAGAAGCTTGGTCGCGGCAACTACAACATGTGGTTTGCCCAGGTCTCCTCCACCATCAATGGCGCCCAATTCGGCAAATACATCCGCCCGGATGCTGTCCCTCCCGCGGCGTACCTTCAAGGCGACGCTGATCCCACCACCGACAAGACACCCGATCCTCAACCCAATCTGGCGTATGAAACGTGGGTTACTCAGGACCAGCAAGTCCTCAGCTCCCTCTTCTCGTCATTGTCGAGGGAGGTTTTCTCTCAGGTCTCCGCTGCCACTACTGCGTCTGAGCTTTGGGCAGCCATCCAGGCCCATCATGCCAGCCAGTCCCGCGCTTGGATCATCTCCACCCGCATGGCCCTTGCTACTGTGTCCAAGGGCTCCTCCTCCATTGCTGATTATTTTGGCAAAAGATGA
- the LOC8069143 gene encoding uncharacterized protein LOC8069143: MDPAKLAAFLAVAVVVCAVAAAPATADYYSGGGGGGGAPAPESCQTQITYFTNCLARSEIRGQCCSVVESRKCLCQLKREVALPCSLHRHHGRKCSKDEQAPPSVKLAELQRLPCFKTLKC; encoded by the coding sequence ATGGACCCAGCGAAGCTCGCCGCTTTCCttgccgtcgccgtcgtcgtctgcGCTGTTGCCGCCGCACCGGCTACGGCGGATTATtactccggcggcggcggcggcggcggcgcgcccgCCCCAGAGAGCTGCCAGACGCAAATCACGTACTTCACCAACTGCCTGGCCCGTTCGGAGATCCGCGGGCAGTGCTGCAGCGTGGTCGAGAGCCGCAAGTGCCTCTGCCAGCTGAAGCGGGAGGTGGCGCTGCCCTGTAGTCTGCATCGCCACCATGGACGCAAATGCTCCAAGGATGAGCAGGCTCCACCGTCGGTGAAGCTGGCCGAGCTGCAGCGCCTCCCATGCTTCAAGACACTCAAGTGCTAG
- the LOC8081781 gene encoding LOW QUALITY PROTEIN: eukaryotic peptide chain release factor GTP-binding subunit ERF3A (The sequence of the model RefSeq protein was modified relative to this genomic sequence to represent the inferred CDS: deleted 3 bases in 2 codons), with protein MAGTGVKEIQSSLESLELKTNAATQEDAHVVEDDVDETKRHLNVVFIGHVDAGKSTTGGQILFLSGQVDDRTIQKYEKEAKDKSRESWYMAYIMDTNEEERVKGKTVQVGRAHFETENTRFTILDAPGHKSYVPNMIAGASQADIGVLVISARKGEFETGYERGGQTREHVRLAKTLGVAKLVVVINKMDEPTVKWSKERYDEIEAKMVPFLKSSGYNVKKDVQFLPISGLVGTNMKTRMDKSICSWWDGPCLFEVLDRIEVPLRDPKGPVRMPIIDKYKDMGPVVMGKIESGTIREGDSLLVMPNKTHVKVIGLKLDESKVRRAGPAENVCVKLSGVEEEDVMACFVLSSVANPVGAVSEFIAQLQILELLDNAIFTAGYKGVLHIHSVVEESEIVELIEEIDMKKKKEADPKKKKPKRKPLFVKNGAIVICRIQANNLICVEKFSDFPQLGRFTLRTEGKTVAVGKVVDVLPAGSPTF; from the exons GTGTCAAGGAAATTCAATCATCTCTTGAATCCTTGGAGCTTAAAACAAATG CTGCTACTCAAGAAGATGCTCATGTGGTTGAAGACGATGTAGATGAAACAAAAAGACACTTGAATGTGGTTTTCATTGGCCATGTTG ATGCTGGGAAATCAACTACTGGAGGACAAATATTGTTTTTGAGTGGTCAAGTTGATGATAGGACCATCCAGAAATATGAGAAGGAAGCAAAGGATAAAAGCCGAGAAAGTTG GTACATGGCTTACATCATGGACACAAATGAGGAAGAAAGGGTTAAG GGAAAGACTGTTCAAGTTGGTAGAGCCCACTTTGAGACAGAGAAC ACAAGATTCACTATCTTGGATGCACCG GGTCACAAAAGCTATGTTCCAAACATGATAGCTGGTGCATCTCAAGCTGACATTGGTGTTCTG GTCATATCTGCTCGAAAAGGTGAATTCGAAACAGGTTATGAAAGAGGAGGACAGACCCGTGAACATGTACGACTTGCAAAAACTTTGGGTGTTGCTAAGCTGGTAGTTGTAATAAATAAGATGGACGAACCTACTGTTAAATGGTCTAAGGAAAG GTATGATGAGATCGAAGCTAAAATGGTTCCATTCCTTAAATCTTCAGGGTACAATGTTAAGAAAG ATGTGCAATTCTTGCCAATATCTGGTCTTGTGGGAACCAATATGAAGACCAGGATGGATAAAAGCATTTGTAGTTGGTGGGATGGCCCTTGTCTTTTTGAAGTTCTGGACCGTATTGAAGTCCCTTTACGCGACCCCAAAGGTCCAGTAAG GATGCCGATTATTGATAAATATAAGGATATGGGCCCTGTTGTAATGGGCAAAATAGAGTCTGGCACTATCAGAGAGGGTGACAGTTTGTTGGTTATGCCGAACAAGA CCCATGTGAAAGTCATTGGTTTGAAGTTGGATGAGAGCAAAGTACGCCGTGCTGGACCTGCTGAGAATGTTTGTGTCAAATTGTCCGGAGTTGAAGAGGAGGATGTAATGGCT TGTTTTGTACTTTCAAGTGTTG CAAATCCTGTTGGTGCCGTTAGTGAATTCATCGCTCAGTTACAGATTCTAGAGTTGCTTGACAAT GCTATTTTCACTGCTGGCTACAAAGGTGTGTTGCATATCCACTCTGTTGTCGAAGAGAGTGAGATTGTTGAGCTCATAGAAGAAATTGAcatgaagaaaaagaaagaagcaGATCCAAAGAAGAAAAAGCCGAAGAGGAAGCCTCTTTTTGTGAAGAATGGCGCAATTGTTATCTGCCGCATTCAG GCGAATAACTTGATATGCGTAGAGAAGTTCTCTGATTTCCCTCAGCTTGGAAGGTTTACACTTAGAACTGAAG GAAAGACGGTAGCTGTAGGCAAAGTTGTTGATGTTCTGCCTGCTGGCAGCCCAACATTCTGA